In Fundulus heteroclitus isolate FHET01 chromosome 17, MU-UCD_Fhet_4.1, whole genome shotgun sequence, the following are encoded in one genomic region:
- the LOC118566567 gene encoding transcription factor ETV6-like yields the protein FCSPSPPSGLQPVFWSREDVAQWLRWAEKEFALRPITSGTFQMNGKALLLLTKEDFRYRSPHSGDVLYELLQHILKQRKSSVFCPSAYFPGNSFHPLPESAVQHLKLEETVRRAPRGTEPLPQNPPTIELRHRRSRSRSPHNPAPRRSPLEPNRPRSANEDPLQTFSQLPDSNHHLPEEMYPLSVSPAAPNGPCATPREAPSPGVQETGPPRIIQLMPSTILNPLLLSPGRGGGVAGMDFRHSRAVPPSQVVMENGRESKVHVHHHQLAQQQQHLLQQHQQEEALYRNHVIMPVSPPEEQQMPIGRIADCRLLWDYVYQLLSDSRYENYIRWEDPDNKVFRIMDPNGLARLWGNHKNRTNMTYEKMSRALRHYYKLNIIRKEPGQRLLFRFMKTPDEIMNGQTERLEHLESDTDEQIYIKEEC from the exons ttttgttctccatCTCCCCCTTCAGGTCTGCAGCCCGTGTTTTGGAGCCGGGAAGACGTGGCCCAGTGGCTGCGATGGGCCGAGAAAGAGTTTGCCCTGCGGCCCATCACCAGCGGCACTTTCCAGATGAACGGCAAGGCCCTGCTTCTCCTCACCAAGGAGGACTTCCGCTACAGATCCCCTCACT CAGGGGATGTCCTGTATGAGCTGCTGCAGCACATACTGAAGCAACGGAAGTCCAGCGTGTTCTGCCCGTCTGCTTACTTTCCTGGCAACTCTTTCCATCCGCTGCCTGAAAGCGCCGTGCAGCACCTGAAGCTCGAAG AGACGGTACGGCGGGCACCACGTGGTACAGAGCCCCTCCCGCAGAACCCGCCAACCATCGAGCTGCGGCACCGCCGATCTCGCTCCCGCTCCCCCCACAACCCGGCTCCACGGAGGTCCCCCCTGGAGCCCAACCGCCCCCGGTCCGCCAACGAAGACCCCCTCCAGACCTTCTCCCAGCTGCCCGACAGCAACCACCACCTGCCGGAGGAAATGTACCCGCTGTCCGTGTCTCCGGCAGCGCCCAACGGCCCCTGCGCCACGCCCAGGGAAGCCCCGAGCCCGGGGGTCCAGGAGACAGGCCCTCCTCGCATCATCCAGCTCATGCCCAGCACCATCCTGAACCCGTTGCTCCTCAGCCCGGGCAGGGGCGGCGGGGTCGCCGGCATGGACTTCAGGCACAGCCGCGCCGTGCCCCCCTCTCAGGTGGTGATGGAGAACGGGCGTGAGAGCAAGGTGCACGTCCACCATCACCAGCtggctcagcagcagcagcatctgctgcagcagcaccagcaggaGGAGGCGCTCTACAGGAACCACGTCATCATGCCCGTGTCTCCCCCAGAGGAGCAGCAGATGCCCATCGGGCGGATAGCAG ATTGCAGGCTGCTGTGGGACTACGTCTACCAGCTCCTGTCAGACAGCAGGTACGAGAACTACATCCGCTGGGAGGATCCGGACAATAAAGTCTTCCGCATCATGGACCCCAACGGCCTGGCCAGGCTCTGGGGGAACCACAAG aacagaaccaacaTGACGTACGAGAAGATGTCGCGAGCACTGAGACACTACTACAAGCTGAACATCATCAGGAAAGAGCCGGGGCAGAGACTCCTGTTCAG GTTCATGAAAACCCCCGACGAGATCATGAACGGACAGACGGAGCGGCTGGAGCACctggagtcggacacagacgaACAAATCTACATCAAGGAGGAATGCTGA